The Psychrobacter sp. 28M-43 genome segment GCTAATGCAGCTGAATAAGGGATGTTACCGGCGCCAAACCCTAATAGAATAATGCCACATGGTGGCTGCGACAATAAAGCTTGTAGCTGGTTGTTTATCATCGAAACATCGTTAGGTAGGCAATATAGCGCATGAACACTCGCGTTTTCAGCACGTGTTTTAATACTGGACAGCAAGTCTTGTTGGTCATCGAGCCAATGTTGCCTACGCGTGTCAGGTAGACTTTTTATATAGCTATTGGCTGGATAAGCGGCGCGGGAATGACCAGTAAATGCCATCAGATCATGGCTGTGAATTTTTTGTACCGTTTGAGCAGGCCATGATTCGCCGCTAAAACTAATTTTCACGCCTGATTCACCAGCAGCGGCTAGTTTTAATGAGTCGTTGAGATTGCCCCAAGCATCGCTATGTTCATCGATGTTATAGGAATGCAATATCTCACTGTCTAATAATGGACGCATACTTGCGGTCAAAACAATACAGATATCACTACCTGCAAACGCTTCTGCTAAAAATGCGCCTAAGTAACTCAACGTATCCGTGCCAGTGATGAGTACAAAGCGTCTATCACCTTTGGCATAAGCATTCAGGAGTAGTTGATAGAAATGGGTAAAATCGACAGGGGTAAGCTGGCTGCTGTCTTTGATCAGGGCGTTTTCCAACCATGAGACGGTCGGTAAGTTATTCGTACTGTCTTGCGCGGACAAAAGCTTTTGTAGAGTAGGCAAAAACACTTCTGCTGATAATGGCGCTAAAGGTCTGCCGTAGCTACCAAAGGTACCGCCAGCATAAATCAGTTGAATAGGATCGGATAGATTTTTGAGCATAACAGAAGAAGGCATAGTATCAACACAGTAAACAATTATGGAAGAAAAGAGGCGCTAGAGGATTGAGCAACTATGGCTGAAGGGTTCAATAATAGATAGTATTAGAGTTAAAAGCAAAAAAAATCAGCAAGCATCCCGTGATTAGGAAGTACTTGCTGATAAGAAACTAGACTATTAACTACGCAGTACGTTCGAGTAATAGCTGTGCTTGCTGTTTCTGCTCACTAGTACCTTGAGCTATCACTTCATTGAGTAAACGCTTGGCACTATCATATTCACCCAGTTGTAGGTATTGATCTGCCAAGTCTAACGTCACTTGATTACTGTCTAATGACTTTACGAAATCAAAGTCTGCTGCGAAACGTGATGAAAAGTCTTCTGCTGATTCAATCTCTTGAGGCGTGACAGGAGTGTCGCTCTCAACTGGTGCAGCTATAGAGACTGGGGTAGTAGTCGACGGAGCCTCAAATAGAGAATCAGCATCGTCGATATTAAAATCATCGTCTATCAGCGTATTGTCATCAAACCTCAATGGTGCAGCAGGTGCGACATTCGATTCTTCAACAACGCTAACATCATTAACCTCGATATCATCATTGAGTAATGGTTCCTCAAGATTAATATTTGCAAAGTTGTCTTCTTCAAGGGTCATACTCTCAGAAGCATTACTTCCAAAATCAGTATTTTCCAGAATGAAATTGTCAAAATCACTGTCGTTTTCAGTCGTAGATAGGTCGTCATTGGAGACAGTACTGATATCATCTGGTGCATCTAGACTGCTCAAAGATAAAGCAAAGTCATCTTCACCGTTTTGGATAGTATCAATAGAGTGTTGTTCTGAATTCGTAGATACGTCATTAGGGACGATATTGTCTTTGTCTGTATCGGCTGCTAAATCATCGAAATCTAAGATAAAATCTTCTTCTAGTGCGGCTTCCTCATTGTCATCATATGAGAGGTTAGTGTCTATAGATGATTCATTCGAAGTATCATCAAATGAATCAAAGTCAAACTCAAAGTCACTAAGATCGTTATCTTCGTTATTACTAATATTATCGTTAGCGGAGCTCTCTAAAACGTCGTTATTTACATTGTCCAATGGTGTGACAGGCATTTCACTTGTCGTATTAGGCGCATCGAAATCATTCTCTAGATCGCTGAGCGTCAGATCAAAGCTATCATTCGGATTTTCGGTAATAGAACTAACATTGTCGACTTTATCTGATAACTCTAAGCTGTCGATAGAATCATTTATTGCAGTCTCATTTAGTGCAGTATCGTTATTACTTTCTTCAATTGGCTGATGAGCTACTGCATTAGTACTATCATTCTGACTAATAGGTAAATCGAAGTCGATAGCGCCAAAATCGTCTTTGGTATTGTCTATGGCTAGCGTTTGCACAGCGGCAGGTTCTAATTCCTCAAAAGATAGACTTCTTATCTCGTCTGCTTGAGCGATAGTCTGACTATCATTATGGGCTCTTATAGACTCATAAATATTATTAAAATCTTCTGGCTGGTTTATCGTCGCGTATATGCTGAGTAGTTTAAGAGACAATGCACTGTTATGAGGTTTTTCACTTAGACCACGTTTAATGGTTTCGATCGCCTTGTCATAGCGCTGCTGATCCATAAAACGCTGAGCAATAGTGATATGGTCAAATTTATGGCTATTGCTGACATTAGTGTGGGTAGGAGTACCATAATCTACTTTTGGTGAGGGAGTAGACGTATTTTTTCTTGCATTAATAGGCGATGGTGCTGACGATTTCTGCGCCTTGTTTTTGCGCAAGAATAAAGCAGCCACTAACAGAATAAGCGCCAATCCGGCGATGATATATAGCATATTGTCCATAGTTATTCCTACGCCTGTGATCACAATCTAATGTATGAATCAGTTAGGCAATTATTGATTGCGTAATTTTTCGAGACGAGCCTGTAGCTCAGCCAATTTTTGGTTTTGTAATTGAATTTTTTTAGTATAGCTGCTAAGAGTGCTACTTGTACTTGATAAACGTTGGGCTTGTGATGCTGCCTGCTGCCGCGATGCTTTGAGTGTCGCTAATATATCTGTGCTCAAACCATTTCCTGTGTTTGATGCTGCTTTCGCTTGAGTGCCATCTGCATTGCCATCTCGCCCAGGCGCAAGCACAGAAAATTGTGCTTTTGATAAAGTCTGTGTTTTAGTTGTCGTGGCTTTCTCAGGGCGTTTGGCCGCTTGCGTACTTATAGAGGGTTTTTTAAAAGGTCTTTGAGCTGTTTTTTGCATCGCCGCTGTATTTGCTCTGCGAATATACTGTCTTTGTGCATCGATAGCCGCTTCTAAGTTTTTCTGTGATGGTATGACATCATAACTGGGTAAAATAAGCTTAGCATCTGCTTTTAATTGATCTGCGTCTTTATTGATAAAGGCATCAGGGTTTTGTGACTGAATTTGCTTCATCACAATGGAAGTATCTAGATTATTTTCTTGCGCGATCTGCTGAGCAATAATCCATAGGCTATCGTTACGTTGTACTTGGTATTGATTAGTTGTCGTACTATCTATTGCTCTATCATTTGAAGGTACATTATTAATAGCGCTATTAGGGGTTTTCGACGTTGCATTGCCAATAGAAGCTGCCACGACGCTAGTAGCATTTTTCTCAGTATTGCTTGCTAAGATGCTAGTAGTTGGAGTAGGTATGGGTGATACGTCAGCGTCTGTATGTTTACGACTCGGCTGTATCTGCCGTGTGACTTGAATATTTAGAGTATCGAGTGGTTTATCAATCAATACTTTATCTAAGATTGGAGTGTTTTTAATACTTGCTTTGGCGTTATCATTGGCACTAACTTTCGTAGTTTCAGTGTTGTTATTTACATTTAAGGAACTGCTATCTAAACGGTTCGCTGAACTAAGTCCGTTATCAGTCTTCTTTGCATTACTGATAGTATTTTTTATATTAGAGTCGCTATTTAAACGCCCATTATCAAGTCGACTAGGCGCGTAAGTAAGATTGCTAGTCTGCGAAGTAGCTGTCACTGTCGGTGCTTGTATGTTAGACACTGCTCTAGAAATAGAAGAATCAACTGTTGCTATGTTTGCTAGAGTTGGTTTATTTGCAGCAGCGTTAGATACCGATATTAATGGCGGCGGTGCACCTTTTCTTACGGTTAACGGTTTTGCAGCACTTGCAGAAACACTTGGTAAATTAAGTTTCTGAGTGCCTTTGACACTATTTTTGGAAGCATTATTAATCGGTAGACTATCGTTTAACGGCATTAATAATGTTTTTGGTACAACATTTTGCTGCCCATTATCATTGATCGATAACACCAAATCAGCAAAAGGCTTGGACACAGGCTGTGATGTGCTGATTAATACCTGACCACTGGTCGCAGAAGTTGCTTGAAAGTGCACCTGCATTGAGTCAGTCGGTGTCAAGCCCATCTGTTGATAAATAACTGGATTGGCCAAGCTCGCTGAAAAATCAGCCGCTCGTATGTCAGTAACCACGATACTTGCGCTCAACGGTTCATGCTGGGCTGAGCTAACCACTGTCCTACCGATAGTTGCCGCTTGCGCGCTTGGAATAAGAGCGGCCAAACCTACAGAATAAAGTAATGCCATCGATACCGCGCGATGTACAGGAGTCAAGCGACGAGATAAATGACAAGACATGAGCAGTCCTTTACAAAATAAGTTATCTTTGCTGTTATAACAAAGTACGGTTTAGTTTACCAGTTTATTTCACAACTGTTGCGTCCAATGCATAAATGTTTATTTAATGTTCAGCTTGTTTTCTTGTCAAGTAACATAGCATCACCATAACTAAAGAATCGATATTCTTTTTTAATAGCATGTTGATAGGCATATTCAATCGATGCTTTGCCAGAAAAAGCTGATACCAACATTAGCAACGTCGATTTGGGTAAATGAAAGTTTGTTAACAGTCGATCAATGACACCGAATTTAAACCCTGGATAAATAAAAATGTCTGTGTCCCCTGACCAACTAGAGAGTGCTTGCCCATTGATAGCTGTTTTTTGATAAGCCGTTTCAAGGACGCGAGTCACCGTGGTACCAATAGCAATAACCTTATTACCATTTGCATGCGTCTGATTAATCAGCTCAGCAGTTGCTTGTGGCAAATGTGCATACTCACTGTGCATAATATGACTGAGTAGGTTGTCTGTTTTAACTGGCGCAAAGGTACCAGCGCCAACATGCAATGTCACAAAAGCAGTATTGATGCCTTTTTCTGCCAACTTATTGAGCACCAAGTCATCGAAATGCAAACTTGCTGTCGGTGCAGCGACACTTGCAAGCTTAGCGGGATCATGAAATACCGTTTGATAACGAGTATTATCAGTGTCATCAGCATGACGTTCAAAGTAAGGCGGGATAGGTAACTCACCGTAAAGTTCTAAATTAGGCAAAATTGGCGCATCAAAGGCTAAAATAAACAAGTTGTCCTGACGACCAATCATCGCGCCACTCATATGACTATCAGCAAGTTGAAAACGTTGACCAAGTTTCAGTGCTTTGCTGGCTTTTACATGGCAAAGAGCAATATGTTCTTGATTGACTGACTTATTATCTGAATCTTCTAAATGCAGTGTTGCTACATCTAAGTCTGAGACAGTAACCAATCGCTCAATCAAGACCTCAAGTTTACCGCCAGTGTCTTTTTGACCAAATAGGCGTGCCTTCATTACCTTTGTATCATTAAAGACAATCAGGTCTCCAGCATCTAATAAATCAGGCAACTCAGAAAACAAACAGTCTTCTACAGGCGTAGCATTTGTAACAGTGTGAGCAGGCAAGTACAAAAGTTTTGAAGCAGAACGCTGTGCCAATGGATATCGCGCAATCAAACGATCTGGTAAGTCATAGTCGTAATCTTCCACGCTTAGATAATCTAAGACGTCACTATTGTTATTGGTATTAAGCGAGGCATTAGAATCGGAAGATGCAGTGTGAGTGTTGGTCATAATCAGTCTTTAAATGGATAGAAATTTTGGCATAATTGTAGCAGAAATACTGCTATAAAAGGTTGCTTTACAAAGTAGTCACCGTGCACAAAACATATTTGAATAGCCTAAGCAAAAATAATAGTTTTCAACTGTTCTAATGTTTATTACGTTAGTCTTTGCTTATTTTACTCAAATAAATTTAATTGAGGCAATAGTTGAGCTGCAGGTGTCAATGACGAAAAAGTGACCCCGACTAATCGGATAGGGAGCTGGCGCGGAATATCTAAGAATAATTTGTCTAACCAGTAATGAGCAGATTCAGCACTACTAAAAGCGGTAGTCAGCGTGTGCGTACGGGTAATCTGAGTAAAGTCGGCATACTTAACCTTGAGCGTTATAGTATGAGCGATGAGATTTTTTTTGTGCAGTTGCGAGAAGGCATCCGCATTTTGTTCATAGATTTGTATACGTAACGCCGTGTCATCGTTTAGATTTTCTCTAAAAGTAGTCTCCGAACCAACAGACTTATGCAGGCGCTCAGACTTGACAGCGCGTTCATCGCGACCATGAGCGATATCATGATAAAACTGTCCTCGCTTACCAAACTCATTAATCAATACATCGGCTGACATACGGCGTAGATCAGCACCATTAGTCACGCCCATCGCATGTAATCGTCTTGCCGTTGCTTTACCTATCCCGTGAAATCGTTCAATAGGCAGTGTACTAATAAAAGCATCAGCGTCTTCTGGTGTGATAATAGCGGTGCCGTTAGGCTTATTGATATCAGAGGCAATCTTGGCCAACATCTTGTTGAAGGACACGCCAGCAGAAGCAGTCAATCCTGTATGTTGCAATATTTGTGCTCTTAACCAATTTGCCATTAATGTCGCTGAGCCTTTATGTACAGTAAGACCAGTGACATCAAGATAAGCTTCATCTAGCGATAATGGCTCAACATGAGGCGTTAAGCTGTACATGATATTGCGAATATCGCTGCTAACAGCTCGATATACT includes the following:
- a CDS encoding asparaginase, giving the protein MPSSVMLKNLSDPIQLIYAGGTFGSYGRPLAPLSAEVFLPTLQKLLSAQDSTNNLPTVSWLENALIKDSSQLTPVDFTHFYQLLLNAYAKGDRRFVLITGTDTLSYLGAFLAEAFAGSDICIVLTASMRPLLDSEILHSYNIDEHSDAWGNLNDSLKLAAAGESGVKISFSGESWPAQTVQKIHSHDLMAFTGHSRAAYPANSYIKSLPDTRRQHWLDDQQDLLSSIKTRAENASVHALYCLPNDVSMINNQLQALLSQPPCGIILLGFGAGNIPYSAALAETLTLAHERGHMVISASQCPFGGVSDSYAAGSWQYEHHVIAGGRLTIPAIYARLLWLLLRYDSPARRRQRWLNNVNQTGTSIKKR
- a CDS encoding FimV/HubP family polar landmark protein, translated to MDNMLYIIAGLALILLVAALFLRKNKAQKSSAPSPINARKNTSTPSPKVDYGTPTHTNVSNSHKFDHITIAQRFMDQQRYDKAIETIKRGLSEKPHNSALSLKLLSIYATINQPEDFNNIYESIRAHNDSQTIAQADEIRSLSFEELEPAAVQTLAIDNTKDDFGAIDFDLPISQNDSTNAVAHQPIEESNNDTALNETAINDSIDSLELSDKVDNVSSITENPNDSFDLTLSDLENDFDAPNTTSEMPVTPLDNVNNDVLESSANDNISNNEDNDLSDFEFDFDSFDDTSNESSIDTNLSYDDNEEAALEEDFILDFDDLAADTDKDNIVPNDVSTNSEQHSIDTIQNGEDDFALSLSSLDAPDDISTVSNDDLSTTENDSDFDNFILENTDFGSNASESMTLEEDNFANINLEEPLLNDDIEVNDVSVVEESNVAPAAPLRFDDNTLIDDDFNIDDADSLFEAPSTTTPVSIAAPVESDTPVTPQEIESAEDFSSRFAADFDFVKSLDSNQVTLDLADQYLQLGEYDSAKRLLNEVIAQGTSEQKQQAQLLLERTA
- a CDS encoding peptigoglycan-binding protein LysM; protein product: MSCHLSRRLTPVHRAVSMALLYSVGLAALIPSAQAATIGRTVVSSAQHEPLSASIVVTDIRAADFSASLANPVIYQQMGLTPTDSMQVHFQATSATSGQVLISTSQPVSKPFADLVLSINDNGQQNVVPKTLLMPLNDSLPINNASKNSVKGTQKLNLPSVSASAAKPLTVRKGAPPPLISVSNAAANKPTLANIATVDSSISRAVSNIQAPTVTATSQTSNLTYAPSRLDNGRLNSDSNIKNTISNAKKTDNGLSSANRLDSSSLNVNNNTETTKVSANDNAKASIKNTPILDKVLIDKPLDTLNIQVTRQIQPSRKHTDADVSPIPTPTTSILASNTEKNATSVVAASIGNATSKTPNSAINNVPSNDRAIDSTTTNQYQVQRNDSLWIIAQQIAQENNLDTSIVMKQIQSQNPDAFINKDADQLKADAKLILPSYDVIPSQKNLEAAIDAQRQYIRRANTAAMQKTAQRPFKKPSISTQAAKRPEKATTTKTQTLSKAQFSVLAPGRDGNADGTQAKAASNTGNGLSTDILATLKASRQQAASQAQRLSSTSSTLSSYTKKIQLQNQKLAELQARLEKLRNQ
- the queA gene encoding tRNA preQ1(34) S-adenosylmethionine ribosyltransferase-isomerase QueA, which gives rise to MTNTHTASSDSNASLNTNNNSDVLDYLSVEDYDYDLPDRLIARYPLAQRSASKLLYLPAHTVTNATPVEDCLFSELPDLLDAGDLIVFNDTKVMKARLFGQKDTGGKLEVLIERLVTVSDLDVATLHLEDSDNKSVNQEHIALCHVKASKALKLGQRFQLADSHMSGAMIGRQDNLFILAFDAPILPNLELYGELPIPPYFERHADDTDNTRYQTVFHDPAKLASVAAPTASLHFDDLVLNKLAEKGINTAFVTLHVGAGTFAPVKTDNLLSHIMHSEYAHLPQATAELINQTHANGNKVIAIGTTVTRVLETAYQKTAINGQALSSWSGDTDIFIYPGFKFGVIDRLLTNFHLPKSTLLMLVSAFSGKASIEYAYQHAIKKEYRFFSYGDAMLLDKKTS
- the dinB gene encoding DNA polymerase IV, which produces MKTPTASSPRKIIHIDMDAFYASVEQRDFPELRGKPLVVGGDPNGRGVVAAASYEVRQFGVRSAMSCYEARKRCPEVIFVRPRFEVYRAVSSDIRNIMYSLTPHVEPLSLDEAYLDVTGLTVHKGSATLMANWLRAQILQHTGLTASAGVSFNKMLAKIASDINKPNGTAIITPEDADAFISTLPIERFHGIGKATARRLHAMGVTNGADLRRMSADVLINEFGKRGQFYHDIAHGRDERAVKSERLHKSVGSETTFRENLNDDTALRIQIYEQNADAFSQLHKKNLIAHTITLKVKYADFTQITRTHTLTTAFSSAESAHYWLDKLFLDIPRQLPIRLVGVTFSSLTPAAQLLPQLNLFE